TGGACGAAGAGTCACCTCCAAGGGAGCAAGTTCATGATTAATCGGCGTCTCGCACTCGGAATGATCGCGGCAATCACGACGATCGACGCGTCTCGCGTCGCCTTCGCGAAGGAGAAGCACCATCTTAATGGGAAAGACCTGCTTGGCGACAGAATCAAAAAGAATGGCAAGCACAAGATCCATACGACCGGGAAGAACGTCGATGTCTTTGCCGAAGTGAACAACGGCAAGGTTACCGCCGTTACCGCCGCTGGAATGCAGGTGAAGAAAGTCAAATCTCGTCAGAAGCTGGCTGAGACGACCCCTGGCATAACGCTTGCGAGCATGCGAATCGCACAAGCCGACGTCTACTACTACGGCTATTGGGTGTATGACGATCTCACTGATACCTACATTTGGTTTCCGGTGGACTACGTGATCGTCGATTCATCCTGGATCGAGTACACGGCTTAGGCAGCAGTGCGCGGGTCAGGCGGGCGATCAGCGCCCACCTGACCGGCGTCGTGCGCCGTTGCGAATTGTAGCGTCCGGGAAATAGCCCCCGCGCGCTATTGCCACGCCAGCAACGAACGCTCGAGGCGGTTCATCAGGGTCGTTACCCCGAGGCCCAGGAATGCGAGCAGAAACAGAATGCCCATGACGCCGTCCATGTGGAACGTCGACTGCAGATAGGCCAGCGTTTGGCCTAGCCCGTGCTCGGCCGCGATCAGCTCGGCGCCGACGACCCCGAGCAGCGCGAAGATGAGACCAAGGCGCAATCCCGAAAAGATCACCGGAACAGCGGAGGGCAACGTCACCTTGAAAAAGACCTGCCGCTGGGTTGCGCCGAGCGCTTTCGACAGCACCAGGTGATCGCTGTTGACCCCGCGGATGCCGGCGAGGGTCGCAGACAGCACGATGAAGAAGGTGAGGCTGACGCCGACGGCGACCTTCGAACCGATGCCCAGTCCGAACCAGAGCAGAAAGAGCGGCGCCAGCGCGATGCGCGGCATCGCGTTGAGCAGGGTCAGATACGGTTCCGCGGCGCGATGGAACGGCGGCAGCATCGCGAACACCAGACCGAGCGCGATCGCACAGACGCTGCCGGCGACAAAGGATATCGCTGCCGCCAGCAGGGTGTAGCCGAGTTCGAGCCAGAGCTTTCCGCCAACGGTAAATCCCTTCCAGAGGAAGCCGGCGATTCCGGAGGGGCGGCCGAAGAAGGTCGGATCGAGCAGCCCTCGCGAAGAGGCCAGTTCCCAGACACCGATCAGCACCACGATGAAGGCGGCGTGAGCGGCCAGGGTCAGAAGGCGGCTAGTGGTCTGCATGGCCCATGCCTTGTTCGAGCAGACTCCAGAGCTGGGCGTACAGCGCATGAAATCGCGGATCCTTCTGAAGC
The Bradyrhizobium sp. KBS0727 genome window above contains:
- a CDS encoding ABC transporter permease → MQTTSRLLTLAAHAAFIVVLIGVWELASSRGLLDPTFFGRPSGIAGFLWKGFTVGGKLWLELGYTLLAAAISFVAGSVCAIALGLVFAMLPPFHRAAEPYLTLLNAMPRIALAPLFLLWFGLGIGSKVAVGVSLTFFIVLSATLAGIRGVNSDHLVLSKALGATQRQVFFKVTLPSAVPVIFSGLRLGLIFALLGVVGAELIAAEHGLGQTLAYLQSTFHMDGVMGILFLLAFLGLGVTTLMNRLERSLLAWQ